From the genome of Carassius carassius unplaced genomic scaffold, fCarCar2.1 SCAFFOLD_111, whole genome shotgun sequence:
AACTATTGACCAAACCAGTTTGAGATTGATCCCAGTTACCTGAAATGAtgtgaaaaacaacacaaaaaaaaatatgaaccTTTATTGTCCCGAAATCCTATTGATGTTGCATAATGATTTAGAACACAGTGTAGTTTTTAGTAGAAATCATTGCACACAGCGTGACTGTGAATCTCCAACagctccagatatttagcataCCAAATATATTGCGTGCGTTGGCGACGTGTTGGTGATTTCCTCAGATTGCATCTTTGATAATTCACACTGCGTGAACGAGCACCGGTTTGCCCCCGATTTCGGCCATTGTCTATGAAAATCCGACAATCCAAATTTGTTTGCAAAACCTGTGAGTGAAAAATTGGgctaaaatcatgcagtgtgaatTAGGCATAAGctaaataaaacctaaaatcTACAAGCTGGGGAATCACCTTACCAGTAATTATTTTCTGaataatcatatttatatttgataaGGGTGTCATGATGCCAACATTTGAGACGGTAGTGAAATTACATAATTCTCAATACCAATTTGGTTTAACGATCATCAACACAGACTCAAGCACTGGATATTCTCCTCACCTCCATCGGTCAGGGGCTGTGAGCAGCCAGCATCAGTGCCACTGGGCAGCATACAGCTGACGTTCGGCTGGACTCGCTGCTGAAAGTGACCGCTCGTGTGTCCCAGCACATGGTTTCTGACAGGTACCGGTCCACTTTGGTTCACGGGTCCACAGTTTCCCATCGCTGTGGCCTGCATCTGGTTCATCATGCCTGGATACTGGCCCTGGGCTGCGTGTGCCGCTGACTCGGCTCCGGGGACGAGCATGACCTCCGTCTGACCGTGCAGCCGCTGCTGGACCTGTGCGCTCTGAGGCACCGCGCCGGACACGCCTGGGTTTCTGCCAAGGCTCATGTGGGAGCTGTGGTTGCTCAGAGACTGGAGTAACTGGGCCATTGACGTGTTGGAGGACAGTCGCGAGGTTTTTCTCATATGCTCAGCAGAAGGACAGGGCGTCCTCATGCTGGACATGTTGAAGAAGCTGTTCTCGTGGTTGGCAGCGTTTGGAGGAAGTTTGCGCTTGCGGAGAGGGTCACGCTGCTGCGCCATGAGCTTGTCTCGAAGCGCCGCCCGTCCGCTCTGGCCCTCGCCGCTGGGCATGATCATGGAAGGGTTGGGTGGTAACATGGTATTTAGAGTACTGTGGCCTTCGACAGCCCTGCTAGCATCAGACGCCGCCGCACTCGCCACACCTCCCACACAAACACCGCCGCCTCCCCCGAGCTTGTTTTGATTTGCTAGCTGTGCTTTGGCGGCCGCAGAGAGGAGACTGCTGGCAGGGAAAGAGGCAGCATTGTGTTGGTTAAGGATCTGGTTCAGTGGCATTCCCAAAAGGCCCGGGTGATCTTTCTGCGGGGCGGGTGGATACATGGGGTTGTGCTGACCGCTCATCCCGGCCAGCAGCTGGCTGGGTATTTCCTTGTACTGGTGAAGACTGTCCGGCTTGCCAGATGGGCTTGAAGGTAAAGTGGGTCGGGGCGAGCTCATGGAGGACCTGGGCGAGCGCGGCGGGACCTTCATACTGCTGCAGGGGGGAACGGCGAAGCTGCCCTGCTccgaggaggtggaggaggaacgGGAGCGCTGCGGAGATGACTCCATGCGGCCCAAGGCCGGCCCAGACATGTGCACGGGCGAGGTGACGGGCGACGGGGAGATGGAGGCGGTGTGTGGAGTCCTCTGCATGTGACCCACCGGCCCCGGCTTCACTGTGGGCAGAGGCAGATTGCTCGGGAGCGGGACGATGGCGGGGGGGATGTTTACATTCATCATTGGTACCTGAGAGTGGGCATTAGGGTGGAAAGTGGAGGGGTTGGGTTTACTGGGGATTGGATCCAGGATGCCAAGAGGGTCCTTCTCGGAGCACAGCTGTTTGTTCTGCAGGGCACAGGGAGGTGGCAGCGGTGGGCCGGGAGCAGACGGGGCCTTGTGATGAAACACAGTCCTGCTCGAGTCCATGCTGGCCGGGTAGTTGCACAGGGGCTTCTTCATGATCGGGCTCTTGTTGGAGACTGGGGGGGACAGAGGCATGTTAATCCTTCCAGCCATGACACAGGACGACTGGGAGGCGGGAGAGCCGTGGGTCATGGCTCCAGGAGAAGACAGAGGGATGCGGCTGCTGCTGTGCATGGCCCCAGGACTGCCGGTCCCCTGGAAGCTGCAGGGGGTGTTGCGCACGAACCCTTCAGGACTGCCGATAGCATCAGTTCGTGGGGACAGAGACCCGTCCCCGAAGGCTTGCGAGGGAGGGCTCAGCAGGGCCACATGCCCGCTACGGTCACCGCTGGCCAGCCTCTGCCGGGAATACACAGGGAAAACCTCCTGCTTCTGCATGCCACACGGATCCGGAGAGAAGCGCCGCTGCCTCGCCGCCAACATGGCCTTGAACGGGTTCTTACATTCTGGCTGACCCTCGTGGGTTTTATTCCTTATTGCTCGAGGCTGTGCGGCAGGGGTCACGGAGGTCACACCTACAGGAAGAGAGAGTCGCTGTCAGTGATTTCAGGTGCAGAAACTGATGCGATTGCTCAGGGTTTCCTCGCGAGGGTATACGAGCCGCTAGGGGTTTTtgattcatagggccctacataTGCAATAACAGAGTTTTAATTGTtctggattcagttttttttttttcagttttaatttttctgtactcctttttaatggttaaatcaaattttattaatctaaaagcatgtctaattaattaaaatcatgaaacataaaatttcaaatcaatttattaaaagtttaacaaacattttttgcactatatgttttattgttatccAATTCTGTCTTTAGGcatatgtaatttattcaaacttattcttaaaatagccttatgaaatgttttgtgtTGTGCATTTAAAATGAAGGTATATAACGttgatttaatttatctttaaattactgaaaattaagcaaacttaatttcttggcaaacaaaggggatttacaaataaaattaaaacatggaggaaatgttgtgtgattatacccttaaaaaagtaatgtttcaTTCTAGTAGAAGTAGTATGTGCAATCTACTGAAcaacagtaatatatttctggTACAAAtgtacagttctgtgtatgtgatatgatgctagttttactcaaatcaaacggtctaatgctcatgaagtgagtctcagagcagttctggagatgttgttcacgTGTTaatgtcctcatttagtgagagggCAGACGCTGAGATCACTGCGAGCCTCACACGCTTCAtatgtgtgtagtaaatgaaaccgcacATCTGTGCCATTCACACACAGGATTCCTATTTAAATCAACTTTTGTGGTTTAATATTTAGATACTAGTCCatagaaatcatagggccctagtaaTGTTATTTGCCATAAAAGGTGATATTATGAAATTCATTATATTTATCACAAGGTTAGCATTGGTTAATTTACAACAAAGAAACCCCTGCTGCAATGCACAGTCAAATTAATCAATTATTGAGAAaaattatacagtacagaccaaaagttttaacacaccttctcattcaaagagttttctttattttcatgactatgaaaattgtagattcacactgaaggcttcaaaactatgaattaacacatgtggaattatatatggaattatatacttaacaaaaaagtgtgaaacaactgaaaatatgtcatattgtaggttcttcaaagtagccacctttagctttgattactgctttgcacactcttg
Proteins encoded in this window:
- the LOC132136757 gene encoding methyl-CpG-binding domain protein 5-like, with protein sequence MNGGQERAGVEGRGQLVQVPIGWQRRVEASGVLYISPSGSVLSCLEQVKSYLLTDGTCKCGLECPLILHKVFSFDPGAVVKQRTAEDVKADEDVTKLCIHKRKLIAVATLHKSMELSPPSLTLTSPGGGTSVTSVTPAAQPRAIRNKTHEGQPECKNPFKAMLAARQRRFSPDPCGMQKQEVFPVYSRQRLASGDRSGHVALLSPPSQAFGDGSLSPRTDAIGSPEGFVRNTPCSFQGTGSPGAMHSSSRIPLSSPGAMTHGSPASQSSCVMAGRINMPLSPPVSNKSPIMKKPLCNYPASMDSSRTVFHHKAPSAPGPPLPPPCALQNKQLCSEKDPLGILDPIPSKPNPSTFHPNAHSQVPMMNVNIPPAIVPLPSNLPLPTVKPGPVGHMQRTPHTASISPSPVTSPVHMSGPALGRMESSPQRSRSSSTSSEQGSFAVPPCSSMKVPPRSPRSSMSSPRPTLPSSPSGKPDSLHQYKEIPSQLLAGMSGQHNPMYPPAPQKDHPGLLGMPLNQILNQHNAASFPASSLLSAAAKAQLANQNKLGGGGGVCVGGVASAAASDASRAVEGHSTLNTMLPPNPSMIMPSGEGQSGRAALRDKLMAQQRDPLRKRKLPPNAANHENSFFNMSSMRTPCPSAEHMRKTSRLSSNTSMAQLLQSLSNHSSHMSLGRNPGVSGAVPQSAQVQQRLHGQTEVMLVPGAESAAHAAQGQYPGMMNQMQATAMGNCGPVNQSGPVPVRNHVLGHTSGHFQQRVQPNVSCMLPSGTDAGCSQPLTDGGEAASLSCSMANTPQMGSMMPATGHMYHHQQQLHPALQGVSAYPGQGHSFATAPFTDSNVPNSNSLPCLYQDYQGCMPDGGQPAMSSHSGDAGLYREAPQKLQGQGNISMAGASGGQSSVESVDAIYRAVVDAAGKGMHVTITTGVSGSTQASPVPALSAMSAFTASICQPLSLPHAVNAVIHAPRGSEGTELPSQPQRGRMQLPNHTRRSSEHGKNTPDGADTHEYFRSPSAATPRPQWDEPNHAHWRGEEFLECSTQVHSSPCSSRRERKTGVMECLQETREPSDARTDDSASLRFNHRVRDRLEPMERCVQLNGALPRGGYVEPLTGDDQSPGSSTSLEGPLLKDYTHFNGHFNGHCVPSPSDTKSLSSEEELRHPDSPSAELLHYRPRAFNMGELVWPIKGFPPWPNKLMGEEHGHNANMQLSEQAKVEPEKLKTLTQDLQVLDRTSKKNRKAGKLNHHLEAAIHEAMSELDKMSGTVHQDHQVKLPKPKRRKISR